In one Musa acuminata AAA Group cultivar baxijiao chromosome BXJ2-5, Cavendish_Baxijiao_AAA, whole genome shotgun sequence genomic region, the following are encoded:
- the LOC135611780 gene encoding probable trehalose-phosphate phosphatase 6, whose amino-acid sequence MTKQNVVPVEAVAAIAVAAVAGSSPLFPYPPPRAYGRRKYLSQLELGGGRIGAWVESMKASSPTHAKATAALPSGDAAVDEQSAWVVRHPSALNKFEQIMSASKGKQIVMFMDYDGTLSPIVDDPDSAFMSDAMREAVRDVARYFPTAIVSGRCLDKVINFVRLADLYYAGSHGMDIKGPTKPRHAKARAKPVLFQPASEFLPMIDAVHKALLERTKSTPGARVENNKFCVSVHFRCVDEKSWSSLFEQVRCVLKEYPKLRLTQGRKVLEIRPTIKWDKGKALEFLLESLGFANCTNVMPVYIGDDRTDEDAFKVLRDRGQGFGILVSKFPKETNATYSLQEPSEVKDFLVRLVEWKRLSMKACSKVQVA is encoded by the exons ATGACGAAGCAGAATGTTGTGCCGGTGGAGGCCGTGGCCGCCATCGCGGTGGCGGCGGTGGCCGGCTCGTCTCCCCTGTTCCCCTACCCGCCCCCCCGGGCCTACGGCCGGAGGAAGTATCTATCCCAGCTCGAGCTCGGTGGCGGCAGGATCGGCGCGTGGGTGGAGTCCATGAAGGCCTCTTCTCCCACCCACGCGAAAGCGACCGCCGCCCTGCCTTCCGGCGACGCCGCCGTCGACGAGCAGTCCGCGTGGGTT GTGCGGCATCCCTCGGCGTTGAACAAGTTCGAGCAGATCATGAGCGCCTCCAAAGGGAAGCAGATCGTGATGTTCATGGATTACGATGGCACACTATCGCCCATCGTCGACGACCCCGATTCCGCTTTCATGTCCGACGCG ATGAGAGAGGCGGTCAGGGACGTGGCGAGGTACTTCCCCACCGCGATCGTCAGCGGGCGATGCCTGGACAAG GTCATTAACTTCGTGCGACTGGCCGACCTATACTACGCTGGTAGCCACGGCATGGACATCAAAGGCCCCACGAAGCCCCGACACGCCAAGGCCAGA GCCAAACCCGTTCTCTTTCAACCGGCAAGCGAGTTCCTCCCCATGATAGACGCG GTTCACAAGGCATTGTTGGAGAGGACCAAATCCACACCTGGTGCCCGGGTGGAGAACAACAAGTTCTGTGTTTCCGTCCACTTCAGATGTGTGGATGAAAAG AGTTGGAGTTCGTTGTTCGAGCAGGTGAGGTGTGTGTTGAAGGAGTACCCCAAACTGCGGCTCACTCAGGGAAGAAAG GTGTTAGAGATTCGTCCCACAATCAAGTGGGATAAGGGGAAGGCATTGGAGTTCCTGTTGGAGTCGCTTG GATTTGCCAACTGCACAAACGTAATGCCGGTCTATATCGGAGATGATCGCACCGATGAAGATGCGTTCAAG GTATTGCGAGACAGAGGACAAGGCTTTGGCATCCTTGTCTCGAAGTTTCCGAAGGAGACAAATGCCACTTATTCCCTGCAAGAGCCATCCGAG GTTAAGGACTTCTTAGTGCGGCTAGTGGAGTGGAAGCGCCTGTCGATGAAGGCTTGTTCCAAGGTGCAAGTAGCATAG
- the LOC135612680 gene encoding uncharacterized protein LOC135612680 yields the protein MSLALLQGYSSDEEEVGERASPSSPFLSDDEARGGEDGEEEDWDDDEEEALQERSRRVKRKRSLADASGPPANSFLPSALDAFDEITGPPEFLNNCAAAPEETTEALGVLDRRMRNRSKRDRKDLPAGAVVEAKAQLIGIRDRVRNDVEGSCPKSNSSMIPGGKRLISATNPDPKDAAELLRVCLQCGIPKTYSHSRGMVCPVCGDRPIAEQKVSDKTKGSTVKDKEKLKRMKGQSSHATWKTETEMQLRQQYD from the exons ATGAGCTTAGCACTGTTGCAGGGCTACTCCTCGGACGAGGAAGAGGTCGGCGAAAgagcctctccttcttctccttttctcagCGACGATGAAGCAAGGGGTGGAGAGGATGGCGAGGAGGAGGATTGggacgacgacgaagaagaagccCTGCAGGAACGTTCTAGGCGAGTGAAAAGGAAGAGGTCGCTCGCCGATGCCTCTGGTCCACCCGCTAATTCCTTCCTCCCCTCCGCGTTAGATGCCTTCGATGAG ATCACGGGGCCGCCTGAGTTCCTCAACAATTGTGCTGCTGCTCCTGAGGAGACAACCGAGGCGCTGGGGGTGCTCGATCGGAGAATGAGGAATAGATCCAAGAGAGACAGGAAAGATCTTCCAGCTG GTGCTGTTGTTGAGGCCAAAGCTCAATTAATTGGAATTCGTGACCGAGTAAGAAATGACGTAGAGGGAAGCTGTCCCAAATCAAACTCCAGCATGATACCTGGTGGCAAGCGTCTCATTTCTGCAACAAATCCTGACCCAAAAGATGCTGCAGAATTGTTAAG GGTGTGCCTGCAGTGTGGGATTCCTAAGACCTACTCTCATTCCCGTGGTATGGTGTGCCCAGTTTGCGGAGATCGCCCTATTGCAGAACAGAAAGTGTCCGATAAAACGAAGGGGTCGACTGTCAAAGACAAGGAGAAGCTTAAGAGGATGAAGGGACAATCGAGCCATGCGACTTGGAAGACTGAGACAGAGATGCAATTGAGGCAACAATACGATTAG